In the genome of Perca flavescens isolate YP-PL-M2 chromosome 21, PFLA_1.0, whole genome shotgun sequence, the window aacttctgAGACGTTCAGGAtctgctgcaaattgaattataattttggcctgttcttgcacagtgtatggaaccctgatttatagactacatatattaataatacgtccaaaacggcaggcattacggcactcggggacagcttcaatataccagacgtatatgataagatttaacagaactatatattatatccaaacaagccttagtgataaagttgaagatcatatataatatttatatataaaaaaaacacttatctgtctgacatttccctctggaaacagccggtttcccccagagtggtgaggacctgtatttggaccgggatggcccGGTTCCGGCAcattgccctctctactggacccaattcagtacatagatccacgAGCTCAGCTTAAGAAAATTTAAATCGtcatatgagccagtcatcgtcatggtccctgaagtctctttctctcctgattcttccattaggggttagtcctcctgcagggccatcagggccatcatgcagcattacgcaaggggtcaccgcagtatttatatatttacaacaattagtgattgttaacaccttgctaaaatcacagcaacaactagtggtatccccaccccgagatacaatttgaagatgaagtgtaataggcaaacacacttttcttcatgcaggttttgttatgaacagtattaaagttcggactgataacgaggacattaagggtaacgattgcacgatagcttaacggctgtattccagactttgacatttgatgatatatgcccAGTTTttaagacagatatttagttatgtacactgtgttctgcagttatgtAATGttagggtatttgatgatatcctgtattccatgcagtcgggccatctcctcctcctgcgctccgtagcggacaatgtgacggcgagacagcgctgattaaatattaagaacaaatttttatttaagatttgagttggaggtgtttatggaacagttatcaccagggcctgaaattaacacccgaccaccagccaaatgcgggtgaattttgcaattggcgggtaacactgtcaatctacctgccaCATTGGCAGGTAGccaatcaggggcccgcatCAGTGGAAGACATTGATTACACATCCATTCAATCAATGTCAATCAATGCATTTTCATAACTCagtcccagcagtcccacgtgcagccactgaccaagcgggagtgagaacgggtcaaattcatttccttgtttctgatatgaagccgagatgtgtgtgactCGACTCGTTTCAGTACTgttggctctctgcagcgggtcTGCTGCTCCGTTCTCCATGCGACtgacgcacactcacacacacacacacacacacacacacacacacacacacacacacacacaatcacacacggtaGATGCAGGAACAACCGCAGATGAGACGTTCAGGATGACTTAAATTGGGGACAGCTactttattgtaagtgcaatgataagttaaagtccaataagtactttatcaaactgtatgaatgtgtcccagcccaggagtgtgtgtgtgtgtgtgtgtgtgtgtgtgtgtgtgtgtgtgtgtgtgtgtgtgtgtgtctcaggccAGAATAGGAAATTAACAAAGAAtttaaagatcaacaagccactgacagtgacatatatgttcatatttgattgattcaataaattattattttttgtcttaaatccaccagccgttttcatattataccaacatttgcagcatcctgagcttttttggtaaggttcctaggaaatctcagctaGAGTAATTAATTGAtcgtaataattattattcgccccaaaacaagtttcctttttatttttaaaagtctATGTGAAtccctatgcaggattatcagtagtaggctaccatgaataggacaggataggaccatagagacacagcaagtcctgtttttcacctttatgaggcaaaaaaaatgGCTGGTTAAAAAGTCACTGTGGCAGGTGGTCTTCAGACCCTggttatcactcagtacaaacacaaataacactgctggatttcatcttcatggtaatgtggatgatatggagtgaaagaatgtgcatgaggcatcaatactagaaaatattacaagtaatcttattcccatttactttctgcagtctgacttcagttcaccatctcaccatctgcgtcgccaatttcTATTttatctccaaaatgtgcgtacgcatgggtcagagtttgcgtggaggaccgcacagtCTCTCGTCAAGttagttttttataaatcacaacctttgcgtgggaagtggcgtacgcacgttttcagccccgttttgtgcgtacgccacgtttataaatgagaccccaggtatCGCTGCTGGAGAGTACTGGCTCGGTGAGAAATGAAACCAAACTAACAGTCATGACTTCATGAAACTGTTTCtaaatgttaatgtttgttttcaggTCTCGAGTCTCTCTACCACCTGACTCAGAGGAAAAGGTACGAGCTGCTGGTCGACATGGAGGACTTTGAAGGAAACAAAACATTCGCTTGTTACTCCTCGTTCTCCATCGACGCTGAGTCCTCCGGATACACACTGCATGTTTCTGGTTTCACTAATGGAGGAGCAGGTGAGGTTTCCACATTAAGGACCAGAATGTCAGCCATTAATGTTGTGGAGTGTGACATTGGTTCATGATACATACTTGTCCCTAAACaactaaacaacaacaataaagtgGTTGTGAGTGCagttacacttttcaaaactccacGCAGCATTATAATATAATGGTGAGGGGAAACGGATCGCGGTGCGGTTAaacttcctctgagacagacaggcagaacagggttctctatgccctggtgactgactgacaggctggaggttgtaAGGCAACGTTATGTTTCTATACAGGTAGCACATTTTAGTAAAAAGGCTTTACATAACACAGTAAACATAAatttaaatagtcatgaaaaataaatattaaaaaggcTAAAATAGATTAAgatacaaataataaaagttacagtgtagctaagaaattaataaatatttgatttaataggttgtagggacgggAAAGGGAGGGGTTTATTTTGTGTGgagtgtaaaatgtttttaataaataacaaaatgttcAGAGTAAATAGGAAAAATAGGTTTGGAAtgatttttacaactgaaatgtTTATTCTATTATGGATTGAgagtaaggccggttacacactggatgcgtggcgcgagcgtgtcagctgcgtggcgtgtccggtcatatttcatatttaacaggttagagcgtgcacactgcctgcgtgacacgcgtGTCTCAGGCGCGGCTGGATCCACGCCGAAAATGCGtgcacgcaagcgtgttggaagcgtttccagccaaaatagaataggaaaagatgttcatatgtcatttagacacaaatacatattaataaatgacatgttgatgtttgaaagtctcgaggttttgatataaatgcagatataaatgtaatttaaaaaaaaaaatagattttctaatattgcacctgtcaataaagagcaaaatattctgtagcccaTATTGCCCTCAATActgccgacattgtctttgctgtaatcaaataaatatatatttatgtttaacatggtatttcattttatcaatgggaaacatccatgtgtccagacaaggctagcagcagcagcagcagcgtgtcagacacctttctgttgtgtaaagacgtagaaaataccacgcagctgacacgcaacagaaacgccacgctcacgccacgcgagcagtgtgtaaccggcctaagggGGAAGTACTGAAAAAAGTGTTATAGCTCACTCAATCTGTAGATTTCTTGTTTTAATTAAGTATATATACCATAATAAACATTAAACGTCACCAGTCCAGTGTTGTTAGTTCAGTAGTTGTATTATTTAGTTATACTTACTGTAGGTAGAGAAGTAGACTGTGGTATTTACTGGAGTAAATACTCTCCATTGTTAGTTGTATCATAATGTTGTGATTATACACTTGTTGTGTTTCTGTAGGAGACTCCCTGAGTTATCACAACGGACAGAAGTTCTCCACCTTCGACAGAGACCAGGACTCCTCTGATACTAGGAACTGTGCCAGATCAAACCTGGGGGCCTTCTGGTACAAAAGCTGTTACTCTACAAATCCAAACGGTGTTTATCGTTGGGGGAATGacagctctctctcttctgttggAGTGGATTGGGTACAATGGAAAGGTCGTAACTACTCCCTGAAGACCATCAGCATGAAGATCCGTCCTGTGCAGTAGTTCTCCAGGACCAACGTACAGCAGAATATCAGCTCATCTCTTCtgatttatttctctttctctcattaagCATTTAATCTCACAACAGGTCTTATCTTCCTTCGTGTTACCGTCTGTGATGGTTTAAATCAGTCGCAGCTCGCTGCAACGTGGAAGAAAAGTCAGATGTGTCTCCAGTTGGGCGGCTGCAGCAGGAAAGTAGGGCCCATAATCTTTAAATGGAAACACATATATAGTCTGATCAGGTGTTAATCACTGCATGAACTGATAATATAAGtctaaaagagagacagaagtaaagaaaatgaaaagtatAAAAAGATCTTTGCAGTTCAGGACAGCCAGTTGATGTTTGGTGGAGGTTAGAAACTCTAATGTGAATCTTTATCTGCTGGACGGTGACAATAAATAAGAAGCTGAGCATTAAGATGTCTTCACTTTGTCTTCTATGGAGGATATTTTTATTCATAATTAAAATACaagtcaaaagaaaaaaaattacaaatattaTTTGACTCCACTGGTGGGAATAATCAGCGCATAATTAAATgataataaatatacatatatattataataattacacttaaaaaagcaaagttaaaaagtcaaaataatagaaaatataaaaggtcaatgaaagagggagaaacttaaaatacaaaactttaaaacaaaatgttgttttactttttaatttttaatataattttgatgactatgacttttttctactttttttcgacatactatactgtagaAAATGTTGAGAAAAAGTTATAGCACATAATGTCGAAAAACGTGAAACTATAgtaagtgaaaaacaaaaaaaaaattgtcagaatttttgaaaaaagtcatagtatagtatgttgaataacgattttcaaaaacaatttgaaatgtggactcGTCAGACCACAGCATTcaccaaattcaaaatgagtgaatatttgcaaaaagaACATAATTTTGATTACTAAATAtcttgttaaatatatatattatatatataaaataaaagttgaaaatgtattgcaaatcattatattctgtttttattcacgTTTTACACTGTGTCCCAACTTccttggaattggggtttgtagtCGTAAAGTATTTAAGATAGTTGTAAAGTTGCATTATGTTACGTAGTGCAATCAGATATACTGAACTTATCAAGGTACTCAAACACCCCTTCACTAATTGAGACATGGTATCTCCTGGAACCTTTAAGATGGTCTTGTTATGCTGGGGACTGTTTAGCCCGAACACCCTGGAGGGGAGACACATCAGAGGTGAGAGACTTGAACACAAACATTCTACTAGTGGTGGCGAACTGAAGCTTTCCGAACCAGTGAAGCTTTCAATCCAATTGTATCGAAAAAAGGTTAAGTACTCTAAGCTTCAGAACTGTACGAAGACATCTGCTTATATCTTTGAGTTGaagatgaatacattttgagtatgaattcatggataaataaataatgacataaataactaaGCATTGTGGGaccttgcataaataaaaatgtaattgccttctccacaaaaaaaagaacaataaagttaggattttggttgtgaactgtcttgtgtttgtaaacaaatacatcaatttgGGATGGGAAAGAATCAACACATTGCACACTGCACACTCATTTCTGTGATTATATTGAGTACGTAGCCTAGAGCAACATTGTCTCCTCAGCCAAACAGGTGAGATAGGCAGTGCAGAAGGTGCTCTAAACTCTCTTTTATAAACTCTCTACTCGCTATGAGTTTAGGCTACTTGCACTAAAGTCGCTATAAACTAGGCTACTCGCTATGAACTTTCTACTGGCTATAATATTCACTATAATAATCTCTCTATTCACTAACTCTCCTGACTCTGTTGACTCTCCTACTGCAACAACCCACAAAGGCGCGCCCCGTGTCGCGCTGCTCGCGCAGCTTTTGAATTCAACTTCGAAGCATTCACAtgggtgtgtgtgaaacaaAGCTTCAGATTTCACTGGTCACGTGACTATCCCAAAACGAATCAAACTCTGATACAAAGCTTCATTCAAAATTGGTTCATGTTTTCGATGCATGCCTCGACGCAGGGGGTTCACAGGTAACATCGCTACATTTTACCATTGCACAGTTAGCAACAGTTAACCTGCATTCCATTAATCAAATCAACAACAGCTGATTATTGATATCTTTCAATGAACTTTCAAAACTTTGAGTTTGTGCCTTATTTCATTTTAGCAGTAACATAATATGAGCTACAACATATGAATGATGTCAAATATTAGTAATGAAGAGGACCTTCATTACATTAATTTATGTTCATGTCACGTACAGTaaattcttttttcttcttctttttggttCTTATTAACGGTTGCCCCACTGTGACCATTCACCCTGTTTTAGTGAGACCCTGGATCCATATAAGGGCGGGGGGGATTAAAGCACCATGTACAGAGTGTAAGACATAACACATAAAACGCGACAAGGTGACAAACAGAACAACAGAGGGAAGTGAGACGGGACAATAACAGAACTGACAAGACGGGACTGGACAGAACAGTTGACAAACACAAGGATGTATGATTAGTGATTGGGTAGAATGATCTGCGATTCATATTTGGTTGATCATTGTTTTCGTGTTTGAAGGGAGTTGGAAAAACATGTTATGCATAAGCAGAGGTTAAATCGGGCCGGAGCGCACCGGAGCGCAGCTCCCCCTCCTCAGGTCCACAACACACCCTGCCAGAGTTCAGCTCCGTCTCCTTCAGCATCAAACATTTTCCCGGGGGTTCAGCcctgaatgttttgagtgtacccgaatgtattttaaaaagttgactgacaaatatgaaaccggaaaaattcaccaaaatgcaggaaatgaagtgtttaatgctaaaaGTAATTCTGGGggtggacccccagacccccacaTCATAAGTCAGCACACAAATCTGAAAGCTAAACCTTGtcctttgggttgccagaccagttatgattaggccaaatgttggtgccatctaacaaactggaagctaaaatgaacatacactggctatTAACAAACTGGGCCAGCCAATCACTGTTAAAAAGGCTCTAATAGTGGTTTCTGATTCTcttaaataaacacaattttcttgtttaaaaagatttttacatatttgccaaccaatattttcaaacatgttcaaTTTCATACATTTCCCAAGGGTGAAATCCATTTCCTGCCTACTAACATTAGCctataaaaggtaaaaaaaataataataaagtaattgaattgtaaagtatttctctttgtttgaataaTCAACCCTACCTTACACATTAATACTGGGAAAAGAGcctttggtgtaaaaacacattaagtcattttacgACACGATTTTGAATGATGACTATTCCCTGTAAATAAGGGTTCCCCCTCCCTACAAAAGCCAATTTAACCACTGTGCGTAAGTGTGGATGGTGTTGatagtgtgtgtacatgtgtatgaGTAAAGTGATAATTGCaagggagaaataaaaaaataaaaaatagaataactaaatgataaaaataatgtaaaataacTAGGGAGGGCGGGGTATTACATAATGGAGGAGGGAGGTATATGTCTGGTAATATACACGGCTTGTAGTtatatttttgttgaatttagaaATGTTAGAAATGGGGACCAGGTTTCTTCTTCAAAGGCTGACATTTGCTTCTTTCTGTGTGCATTGTGTTATTCCATTGAGATGTATTCTGAGATTAAATTTGTCCAGTGATTGATGTGGCAAGAATACTTTTTTAGCGACAGCTAGAGAAATGAACAACGGATTCCTGAATTTTTGCGGGATGTGGATTTCGGAGATATCACCAAGGAGACC includes:
- the LOC114548624 gene encoding microfibril-associated glycoprotein 4, whose amino-acid sequence is MKLLSFVLLLLAPLLTSCYPLVLPLDCSDIHDNDNSRPSGVYTIYPIGPTSAVQVYCDMESQGGHWTVFQRRLDGTVNFYRGWDQYKTGFGIAAGEYWLGLESLYHLTQRKRYELLVDMEDFEGNKTFACYSSFSIDAESSGYTLHVSGFTNGGAGDSLSYHNGQKFSTFDRDQDSSDTRNCARSNLGAFWYKSCYSTNPNGVYRWGNDSSLSSVGVDWVQWKGRNYSLKTISMKIRPVQ